In Phlebotomus papatasi isolate M1 chromosome 1, Ppap_2.1, whole genome shotgun sequence, the following proteins share a genomic window:
- the LOC129800045 gene encoding esterase B1-like, with protein sequence MSNTIVARTALGPIRGLHSENLWGTKYLTFFKVPYAKPPIGNLRFKDPEPIEPWNDILDCTEESPGCSQKMMFIDAYQGQEDCLHLSVFTRNTDPKKLLPVMVFIHGGGFICGSNATQVYGPDYLIEKDIVLVTINYRVGPLGFLSLQDSTLNVPGNAGLKDQTMALRWVKDNIFYFGGNPNCVTLFGESAGGASVHYHLISNLSRGLFHRAIIQSGSAFNHWALPPERNWAQRLAKILGWDGNGGDASALETLMKADHMDIVKGLDNLLTPEMRKEGSLSHFGPCIEPYQSPQCMVPRHPREMSRSAWGNSVPVLIGANTEEGLLFYPEVKKGSEQEKLRSLKDCVPMDLNLSLCSGERDRIAEKLRNFYFGKNTTKEENFRSYVDLFSDKDFWHGIMRFVRSRCENTFKVPTFLYRFNYNLPDLAFVKTLICPEGVPGVCHGDDLGYLFKTALTDQTVAKDSPEYRAIQLVVSIWTTFATTGNPNCDATRPELWHPVALTGPPFRCFNISDRLEFYQLPETERMALWDSFYDRKALT encoded by the exons ATGTCGAACACAATAGTTGCGCGAACGGCTTTGGGGCCCATCCGGGGGCTTCACAGTGAAAATCTGTGGGGCACAAAGTACTTGACTTTCTTCAAGGTGCCCTATGCTAAGCCGCCGATTGGAAATTTGAGGTTCAAG GATCCTGAACCTATTGAACCTTGGAATGATATCTTGGACTGTACAGAGGAAAGTCCAGGATGCAGTCAGAAGATGATGTTTATAGACGCGTATCAGGGCCAAGAGGATTGCCTACACTTGAGCGTTTTCACTCGAAAC ACTGATCCTAAAAAATTACTCCCAGTAATGGTCTTCATTCATGGAGGCGGATTTATCTGCGGATCTAATGCTACTCAAGTCTACGGACCTGACTACCTAATTGAGAAAGACATCGTACTCGTAACCATCAACTACAGGGTTGGACCCCTAGGCTTCCTAAGCCTTCAGGATTCAACTCTAAATGTGCCAGGAAATGCTGGGTTGAAGGACCAAACTATGGCCCTTAGATGGGTGAAGGACAACATCTTCTATTTCGGAGGGAACCCGAACTGCGTCACCCTATTTGGTGAGAGCGCTGGTGGAGCTTCTGTGCACTACCACTTGATTTCGAACCTATCCCGAGGACTCTTCCACCGAGCTATAATTCAGTCAGGTAGTGCCTTTAACCACTGGGCTCTGCCTCCGGAACGCAACTGGGCACAGCGTCTGGCTAAGATCCTTGGTTGGGATGGGAACGGTGGGGATGCATCAGCCCTTGAAACTTTAATGAAGGCCGATCATATGGATATCGTTAAGGGACTGGATAACCTCCTAACCCCTGAAATGCGAAAAGAAGGTTCACTTTCGCACTTCGGACCGTGTATAGAGCCATACCAGAGCCCTCAGTGCATGGTGCCTAGGCATCCAAGAGAAATGAGTCGTTCAGCTTGGGGAAACTCCGTTCCAGTTCTAATTGGTGCGAATACCGAAGAAGGATTACTGTTTTACCCTGAGGTCAAGAAAGGTTCCGAGCAAGAAAAGCTACGAAGTTTGAAGGACTGCGTTCCTATGGACCTGAATTTGAGTTTGTGCAGCGGAGAACGCGATCGAATTGCCGAAAAACTCCGAAATTTCTACTTCGGGAAGAATACAACAAAGGAGGAAAACTTCAGAAGCTACGTTGAC TTATTCAGCGATAAGGACTTCTGGCACGGGATAATGAGATTTGTTCGGTCCCGTTGTGAAAACACCTTCAAAGTACCAACCTTCCTCTACCGGTTCAATTACAACCTACCTGATCTTGCCTTTGTGAAGACACTCATATGTCCAGAAGGAGTCCCTGGCGTATGCCATGGAGATGATTTGGGATACCTCTTTAAGACAGCTCTGACCGATCAAACAGTAGCTAAGGATAGTCCAGAATACCGAGCAATTCAACTGGTTGTGTCAATTTGGACTACCTTTGCCACTACTGGAAATCCGAATTGTGATGCAACAAGGCCTGAACTGTGGCATCCAGTTGCACTTACAGGACCGCCATTTAGGTGTTTTAATATATCCGATAGGCTGGAGTTCTACCAATTGCCAGAAACAGAACGGATGGCTCTTTGGGATTCGTTTTACGATCGTAAAGCTTTGACATAA